A single region of the Bartonella harrusi genome encodes:
- a CDS encoding lysylphosphatidylglycerol synthase transmembrane domain-containing protein: MKLKQFIWPSIGILAMLISIRILYVKLSTISFGDVLERLSNLNTQDWLLASFCSLLAYAALAGYDRIALQHLGHKISWFFIALCSFTTYALSHNIGASVFSGAVVRYRAYKIKGLNGTEIAILVGFCSFTFVIGTILLFGIVLILQPEIIKLIHNEFPEWLGTTAGAILLGCIALYTFGSWLQFPPLRLSKKIQLSYPQLKIVIQQLLISPLELLAAAGIIYAVLPHNTDIHFISVLGVFLASFTITLLSNAPAGGIGVLEALFITGMPNVNPTDVVAALIVFRMLYLIIPLIISLFIVAIFEAQQYCKQFPKIPPK, translated from the coding sequence GTGAAACTAAAGCAGTTTATATGGCCATCTATTGGTATTTTAGCAATGCTGATCTCTATCCGCATTCTTTATGTGAAACTTTCTACCATTTCTTTTGGTGATGTATTAGAACGCTTGAGCAATTTAAATACACAAGACTGGCTGTTAGCCAGTTTTTGCTCTCTTTTAGCCTATGCTGCTCTTGCTGGTTATGACCGGATTGCCTTGCAACATCTTGGTCATAAAATTTCTTGGTTTTTTATCGCATTATGTTCATTTACGACCTATGCTCTTTCACATAATATTGGTGCTTCCGTTTTTTCTGGTGCAGTTGTACGTTATCGCGCCTATAAAATAAAAGGATTAAATGGAACAGAAATTGCTATATTGGTGGGTTTTTGCTCTTTTACCTTTGTGATAGGAACAATTCTACTTTTTGGGATCGTTTTGATTTTGCAGCCTGAAATTATCAAGCTTATTCATAATGAATTTCCCGAATGGCTTGGGACAACAGCTGGTGCAATTCTTCTTGGCTGTATAGCACTTTATACCTTTGGCAGCTGGCTTCAATTTCCCCCCTTACGCTTGAGTAAAAAAATTCAACTTTCCTACCCACAATTAAAAATTGTTATCCAACAACTTCTCATCAGCCCCCTAGAGCTTTTAGCAGCAGCAGGGATTATATACGCTGTCCTCCCCCATAATACAGATATTCATTTTATTTCTGTGCTCGGTGTTTTCTTAGCATCTTTTACCATAACTCTCCTCTCTAACGCTCCTGCCGGAGGGATTGGGGTTCTAGAAGCCTTATTCATAACAGGCATGCCGAACGTAAACCCAACAGATGTTGTTGCAGCACTTATTGTTTTTAGAATGCTCTATTTGATCATACCACTCATCATTTCGTTATTTATTGTAGCAATTTTTGAAGCTCAACAATACTGCAAACAGTTCCCAAAGATACCACCTAAATAA
- the ybaL gene encoding YbaL family putative K(+) efflux transporter encodes MLHDTPLITTIVAGLCLAFLLGMIASRLRISPLVGYLLAGVIVGPNTGGFRIDSVIINQLAEIGVILLMFGVGLHFSLKDLLSVKTIAIPAAIAQMAFSTFLGLCLGLIMGWGLSGSLVFGLALSIASTVILLRALQERHLIETEKGRIAVGWLIIEDLAMVLILVLIPSLANVLSNTKKEAIDPLVQWLDLSIWGIFGLTILKVIIFIALMLVIGRRVIPWLLKISAQSGSRELFRLSVFAIALGVAFGAAHLFGVSLSLGAFFAGMVMSESELSHRAAEESLPLRDAFSVLFFVSVGMLFDPGKLLTHFFPLLATLFIIILGKSVIAFFIVKAFRYSNATALTISASLAQIGEFSFILAGLSLSLGLLNNDAHDLILGGAILSILLNPLVFITCDKIKKRLENLPTSLQDTQTIIDIDLQDSDQDFLPMTLKTNHIVIIGYGCIGKCIALSLIKRGESVVIIEESKRLADKATADGFEVICGNIIQQEIMNAANMSNAHKVVITMRSTIEVGECIINIRNIKKDIQIITHALSDVETTYLIDLGANVVVTDDKEIANGIIEHITEQRSVKNVHNHVMNLQKYKMDKEA; translated from the coding sequence ATGCTCCATGACACACCACTCATTACAACTATTGTTGCTGGCTTATGTTTAGCTTTTCTTTTAGGAATGATTGCTAGCCGTTTGCGTATTTCACCACTTGTGGGATACCTGTTAGCCGGTGTTATTGTAGGGCCCAATACAGGTGGTTTTAGAATAGATTCTGTTATTATCAACCAACTTGCGGAAATTGGTGTCATTCTGCTTATGTTTGGTGTTGGGCTTCATTTTTCATTAAAAGATCTCTTATCGGTAAAAACGATTGCAATCCCCGCAGCCATTGCACAAATGGCATTTTCTACTTTTCTAGGTCTATGCCTTGGTTTAATCATGGGATGGGGTCTTAGCGGTAGTTTAGTCTTCGGTTTAGCTTTATCAATAGCAAGTACGGTTATTCTGCTGCGTGCTTTGCAAGAACGCCATCTTATTGAAACAGAAAAAGGACGCATTGCTGTTGGGTGGTTGATTATTGAAGATTTGGCAATGGTCCTTATTCTTGTTCTCATACCATCACTAGCAAACGTTCTTAGCAATACAAAAAAGGAAGCGATTGATCCTCTTGTTCAGTGGTTAGATTTAAGTATTTGGGGGATTTTTGGTCTCACCATCTTGAAAGTCATCATCTTTATCGCTCTTATGCTCGTTATCGGACGACGTGTTATCCCGTGGTTATTAAAAATAAGCGCACAATCTGGATCACGTGAATTGTTTCGTCTAAGCGTCTTTGCCATTGCATTAGGAGTAGCGTTTGGAGCAGCCCATTTATTTGGCGTCTCTCTTTCTCTTGGTGCCTTTTTTGCAGGCATGGTTATGAGTGAGTCAGAATTAAGCCATCGTGCAGCAGAAGAATCTTTACCACTCCGAGATGCATTTTCTGTTCTTTTTTTTGTCTCTGTAGGTATGTTATTTGACCCAGGAAAACTCTTGACGCATTTTTTTCCTCTCTTAGCAACGCTTTTTATTATCATATTAGGAAAATCTGTTATTGCTTTTTTTATCGTCAAAGCTTTTCGCTATTCCAACGCAACAGCTTTGACCATTTCTGCAAGCCTTGCCCAAATCGGAGAGTTTTCTTTTATCCTTGCCGGTTTAAGTTTGAGTTTAGGACTCTTAAACAATGATGCCCATGATTTAATTCTTGGAGGAGCAATTCTTTCTATTTTGCTCAATCCCCTTGTTTTTATTACCTGTGATAAAATTAAAAAACGTCTAGAAAACTTGCCTACAAGCTTACAAGATACACAAACAATCATTGATATTGATCTACAAGATTCTGACCAGGATTTTTTACCAATGACCTTAAAAACCAACCATATCGTGATTATTGGTTATGGTTGTATTGGTAAATGTATCGCATTATCTTTAATAAAAAGAGGTGAATCTGTAGTAATCATCGAAGAATCAAAACGCCTCGCTGATAAAGCAACTGCAGATGGCTTCGAAGTCATTTGTGGCAATATCATTCAACAAGAAATAATGAACGCAGCAAATATGAGTAATGCACACAAAGTTGTTATTACAATGCGAAGTACCATTGAAGTAGGAGAATGTATAATTAATATCCGTAATATAAAAAAGGATATTCAAATAATAACGCATGCACTATCCGATGTAGAAACAACTTATCTCATTGATTTGGGTGCGAATGTCGTAGTAACTGATGACAAAGAAATTGCTAACGGTATTATTGAACATATAACAGAACAAAGATCTGTAAAAAATGTGCATAATCATGTAATGAATTTACAAAAATATAAAATGGATAAAGAAGCGTGA
- the secD gene encoding protein translocase subunit SecD, producing MRTPSWLTTLYCLILLSSIYVALPNLFSQEQVKNSQFLTNTRVTLGLDLQGGSSLLLEVDSKTLKRDQLHIILANVRNTLREKQIPTSSARIIEDSVVVLVSDPLQIEKALSALKTLITPIHRSFGATADDIVISSQNGTIHITLTEAGIKDRISNAIEQSLEIIRRRIDQVGVTEPAIQKVGTDRIMVQLPGLQDPKQLRDLLGTTAKMTFHLVPSNININNPPAGVSILPGYTDETQHYAIYNQIALDGNVLKDARAGFDPQIPGRSIISFTLNSAGAKIFAEITRQNINRPFAIVLDNKVLTAPTINSVIPNGQGQITGNFDAKEASTLAALLRAGSLPAPLTVIEERTVGPNLGADAIQMGLYTGIIGFVLVTIFIFLLYRVWGMIANIALAFHTILTFAALSLLGATLTLPGIAGIILGIGISVDANILINERIREESRKGISAFAALDRGFKHAFATIVDANITAIIATILLFLFGTGPVRGFAVTMLLGIIISMFTNITIVRIMMIWVIRKWKMKTLHLHSIFNIIPQNTTFRFMKARFIGIGISIILSLASIFLFLKPGLNFGIDFIGGSQMSITTKEPSNLATLRSKLSTLNIGEITLQNIDNANTVLIRMQKQSGSESQQTIVIDKVKTAVQNIYPDATFDQIEVVGPKISGELATAAFTAVILAAIAMSLYIWLRFEWFFAVGAIVTLILDTTKMIGFFALFQFDFNLTAIAALLTIVGYSINDKVVVYDRMRENMRLYKKMPLRELIDLSINQVFIRCLFTSATTVLAMLPMAIWGGSAVHSFAVPMIFGIVIATSSSIFIAAPLLLLLGNWWHKRNNRINTKLK from the coding sequence ATGCGTACACCCAGTTGGTTGACTACTCTTTATTGTTTGATCCTTTTAAGCAGCATTTACGTTGCCTTACCCAATTTATTTTCGCAAGAACAGGTGAAAAATTCACAATTCTTAACGAATACCCGTGTAACACTTGGGCTTGATCTTCAAGGCGGCTCTTCTCTCCTCCTCGAGGTCGATAGCAAAACGTTAAAGCGCGATCAATTACACATAATTTTAGCAAATGTGCGTAACACACTGCGTGAAAAACAAATCCCAACATCAAGTGCTCGTATCATTGAAGATAGCGTCGTTGTGCTTGTTTCTGATCCATTACAAATTGAAAAAGCACTTTCTGCTTTGAAGACATTGATAACCCCTATCCATCGTAGTTTTGGCGCTACAGCCGATGATATTGTTATCAGTTCTCAAAATGGAACTATCCATATTACATTAACAGAAGCCGGTATAAAAGATCGTATAAGCAATGCTATTGAACAAAGCTTAGAAATCATTCGTCGCCGTATAGATCAAGTTGGTGTTACTGAACCAGCCATCCAAAAGGTAGGGACTGATCGTATTATGGTTCAATTGCCAGGTTTACAAGACCCAAAGCAGCTGCGTGATCTTTTAGGAACAACCGCTAAGATGACCTTTCATCTGGTGCCCTCCAATATCAATATCAACAACCCTCCAGCAGGTGTTTCAATCCTTCCTGGCTATACTGATGAAACACAACATTATGCAATTTATAATCAAATCGCCTTAGATGGAAATGTCCTGAAAGATGCCCGTGCAGGTTTTGACCCACAAATACCAGGACGTTCTATTATTTCATTCACTCTGAATTCCGCTGGTGCAAAAATATTTGCGGAAATAACGCGACAAAATATTAACCGTCCTTTTGCAATCGTTCTCGATAACAAAGTTTTGACTGCTCCTACTATCAATAGCGTCATTCCCAACGGACAAGGTCAAATTACAGGAAACTTTGACGCCAAAGAAGCATCAACTCTCGCTGCTCTACTGCGCGCTGGTTCCTTACCTGCTCCACTAACCGTCATTGAAGAAAGAACTGTAGGTCCAAATCTTGGTGCTGATGCAATTCAAATGGGACTTTACACCGGTATAATCGGCTTCGTTCTTGTGACAATATTTATTTTTCTTCTCTACAGAGTTTGGGGGATGATTGCGAATATAGCACTTGCATTCCATACTATTTTAACATTTGCTGCGCTCAGTCTTCTAGGTGCAACACTGACACTACCAGGTATTGCTGGTATTATTTTAGGAATCGGTATCTCTGTTGATGCCAATATTCTCATCAATGAACGCATTCGTGAAGAAAGTCGAAAAGGTATAAGCGCCTTTGCCGCCTTAGATCGTGGCTTCAAACATGCTTTTGCGACCATTGTTGATGCCAATATTACTGCAATTATCGCAACTATTTTATTGTTTTTGTTTGGTACCGGTCCTGTTCGCGGCTTTGCTGTAACAATGTTGCTTGGTATCATCATCTCGATGTTTACGAATATCACCATTGTGCGTATCATGATGATTTGGGTAATCCGTAAATGGAAAATGAAAACTCTACATCTTCACTCTATTTTCAACATCATCCCACAAAATACAACTTTCCGCTTTATGAAAGCACGTTTCATTGGTATTGGCATCTCAATTATTTTATCACTTGCTTCAATTTTTCTGTTTTTAAAACCTGGCTTAAATTTTGGAATTGATTTCATTGGTGGAAGCCAAATGAGTATTACCACAAAAGAGCCCTCAAACTTAGCAACCTTGCGTTCAAAACTTTCTACCCTCAACATTGGTGAAATTACATTACAAAATATTGATAATGCAAACACTGTGTTGATTCGTATGCAGAAACAAAGCGGCAGCGAATCACAACAAACCATCGTCATCGATAAAGTCAAAACAGCAGTACAAAATATCTATCCAGATGCCACATTTGATCAAATAGAGGTCGTTGGTCCAAAAATTTCAGGTGAACTTGCCACAGCTGCTTTTACTGCTGTTATTCTCGCTGCAATTGCTATGTCTCTCTATATATGGCTACGCTTCGAATGGTTCTTTGCCGTTGGAGCAATTGTAACGCTTATCTTAGACACAACAAAAATGATTGGTTTTTTTGCTTTATTTCAATTTGATTTCAATTTAACAGCCATCGCTGCTCTTTTAACAATTGTTGGTTATTCGATAAATGATAAGGTTGTTGTCTATGATCGAATGCGTGAAAATATGCGTCTTTATAAAAAGATGCCATTGCGCGAACTTATTGATCTTTCAATTAACCAAGTTTTTATCCGTTGTCTCTTTACATCGGCGACCACAGTTCTTGCTATGTTACCGATGGCGATATGGGGCGGCAGTGCTGTCCATAGTTTTGCAGTCCCCATGATCTTTGGGATTGTTATTGCAACATCATCTTCTATCTTTATTGCCGCCCCTCTTTTACTCTTGTTAGGAAATTGGTGGCATAAACGGAATAATCGTATAAACACGAAACTAAAATGA
- a CDS encoding mechanosensitive ion channel domain-containing protein, with translation MYLFFRKKIRILLFVFLIIVVSPSCTWGDLWSQNAIVEQAMDSQSIDEIIQQQQLVIKNLEQNTETLKKDFENKLEDENALAELRSRARDISKRAIEEAFILRAPLNDINVRLDQLTELYDGVENLKKIAKEQSQLMEKKAEINSIVLRFETLFLATNRISELAISQSRELFKRTLTHRLTFSIPMIKHLVQKTKEASSDFLLLLNSWWNFIFYFKFLQLFLSFLIPLFVALGLSYFSRKVLTYVHDHFAKSNEEISYLQRLLVAFISVLLPSLVCIFCVYLVLFLFRSFSLELGELTAVFDMVGYQIILVFLINRLAVVLLTSNIKQEYLFNVPPSVAYQLVILLTFLGVILAFDAVFDSIYQIVSASLSLTIAKSFIAVFLVAILLFIISFVPLRFSRISQGQEREPYFWPFYIRVPLIVLGILLIVMNFLGYVGFARFLVQQIVIGGAFLVLMYLGIKSAQAIGTKGQFMKTIVGHNLMRWFHLEEKTMNQLGGVLSIFLNLFVIIFCAMPIAVQFGFSYSDLKAVLWQLMTGFQIGNVSISLISVVTGIVVFFVCFFVIRQFIGWLDSTILSHGEFDSGVRNSIKTVMSYSGIVLSALIGLSMAGLDLRNFALIAGGLSLGIGFGLQNIVQNFVSGLIILVGRPFKLGDYVESGSVGGIVKRISVRATELETFQRKTIIIPNSSLINNNVSNWTRHSKMGRIDIPITVSSNIDPERVVEILLEIASVTEGVLKNPTPQVNFTAFDSKKFSFNLTIYVPNITLPSKVTNALHFVLYKRFVEEGILEC, from the coding sequence ATGTATTTATTTTTTAGAAAAAAGATACGCATACTTCTCTTTGTTTTTTTGATTATCGTTGTTTCTCCCTCTTGTACATGGGGAGATCTTTGGTCACAGAATGCAATCGTTGAACAGGCAATGGACTCTCAATCGATTGATGAAATTATTCAACAGCAACAGCTTGTTATTAAGAATCTTGAACAAAATACAGAAACTTTAAAAAAAGATTTTGAAAATAAATTAGAAGACGAGAATGCTTTGGCAGAACTGCGCTCTCGTGCGCGAGATATCAGTAAACGGGCTATAGAAGAAGCTTTTATTTTACGTGCTCCCCTTAATGATATTAATGTGCGTCTTGATCAATTGACGGAGCTCTATGATGGCGTAGAAAACTTGAAAAAAATAGCTAAGGAGCAGTCTCAGTTGATGGAGAAAAAAGCTGAGATTAATAGTATAGTGCTTCGGTTTGAAACACTGTTTTTGGCTACAAATAGAATATCTGAACTTGCTATTTCTCAATCTCGAGAACTTTTTAAACGTACACTTACGCATAGGCTCACGTTTTCAATCCCGATGATTAAGCATCTCGTCCAGAAAACAAAAGAAGCCTCATCTGATTTTCTTTTACTTTTGAACTCTTGGTGGAATTTCATATTTTATTTCAAGTTTTTACAGTTATTTCTTTCCTTTTTGATTCCACTTTTTGTCGCTTTGGGACTTTCGTATTTTTCTCGTAAAGTTCTCACATATGTGCATGATCACTTTGCTAAAAGCAATGAGGAGATATCTTATTTACAACGTTTATTGGTCGCTTTTATTTCCGTTCTCTTACCCTCGCTTGTATGTATTTTTTGCGTTTATCTGGTATTATTTTTGTTTCGTAGTTTTAGTTTGGAGCTAGGGGAGCTCACAGCAGTGTTTGATATGGTAGGCTATCAAATTATCTTAGTCTTTTTGATAAATCGTTTAGCCGTTGTTCTTTTAACATCAAATATAAAACAAGAGTATCTTTTCAATGTTCCCCCGTCGGTAGCATACCAATTGGTGATTTTGCTCACTTTTTTAGGTGTAATTTTGGCATTTGATGCTGTTTTCGATAGTATTTATCAAATAGTTTCAGCTTCTCTTTCCTTGACAATTGCAAAAAGTTTTATTGCTGTTTTTCTTGTTGCAATACTGTTGTTTATTATCTCATTTGTCCCTTTGCGGTTTAGTAGGATTTCCCAAGGCCAAGAGAGAGAACCGTACTTTTGGCCATTTTATATACGTGTTCCTCTGATTGTCTTGGGAATATTGCTGATTGTGATGAATTTTTTAGGCTATGTTGGTTTTGCGCGTTTTCTTGTGCAGCAAATTGTCATTGGAGGCGCATTTTTAGTCCTCATGTATTTGGGGATAAAAAGTGCGCAAGCAATTGGGACTAAAGGACAATTTATGAAAACGATTGTTGGTCATAATTTGATGCGATGGTTCCATTTAGAAGAGAAAACAATGAATCAATTAGGGGGCGTTTTGAGCATTTTCCTTAATTTATTTGTTATCATATTTTGTGCAATGCCAATTGCCGTACAGTTTGGATTTTCGTACTCCGATTTGAAGGCAGTGTTGTGGCAGTTGATGACTGGTTTTCAAATTGGGAATGTCTCTATTTCTTTGATTTCTGTCGTTACAGGAATCGTTGTCTTTTTTGTTTGTTTTTTTGTCATTCGTCAATTTATTGGTTGGTTAGATAGCACGATATTATCACATGGTGAATTCGATTCTGGTGTGCGTAATTCTATCAAAACCGTTATGAGTTATAGTGGTATTGTTCTTTCTGCTTTGATAGGATTATCGATGGCAGGTTTGGATCTTAGAAATTTTGCTCTTATTGCTGGTGGGCTTTCGCTTGGCATAGGTTTTGGTTTACAGAATATTGTGCAAAATTTTGTATCTGGGCTTATTATTTTAGTTGGAAGACCATTTAAACTGGGGGATTATGTGGAATCTGGCTCAGTAGGTGGTATTGTTAAACGTATTAGTGTGCGTGCAACAGAACTTGAAACATTTCAGCGTAAGACGATTATTATTCCTAATTCAAGTCTCATCAATAATAATGTTAGTAATTGGACACGACATAGTAAAATGGGGCGGATTGATATCCCTATTACCGTTTCCTCCAATATTGATCCAGAACGTGTTGTTGAAATTTTGTTAGAGATTGCTTCTGTAACAGAAGGGGTTTTGAAAAATCCTACACCGCAGGTGAATTTTACTGCATTTGATAGTAAGAAATTTTCATTTAACTTGACTATTTATGTGCCTAATATCACCTTACCTTCTAAGGTAACAAATGCTCTTCACTTTGTGTTATATAAACGTTTTGTTGAAGAAGGAATCTTGGAATGCTAA
- a CDS encoding outer membrane protein, translating to MNTRIITTSVFALVSSSITHSIAQAADVVVPDKPAHVVSAIISPPQFSWAGFYFGGQVGSLSSKTSAMAPDIDTVFDPDEKNKNKEWVPVEKQYMPELSGFIGGLYAGVNFDIGHNFIFGIDTDILLTGVKDTITKEFPFMVEAGEHAGSKPGENGKSRGYYTNENEDESDSENDGNDYSKRNISFGSSGASEHNKFSRRVVRSEEKLKENQVVFHHSLKQKWTGATRARIGFSAGRIMPYLSGGIAYGQFRDFISVSITGEVPLNETSDVTKTMFGYTLGGGIDFAMTDNLIMRAEYRYSDFGKKKFDDKIEIKYKTNDFRAGIAYKF from the coding sequence ATGAATACAAGAATTATAACAACTTCCGTTTTTGCTTTGGTTTCATCTTCTATAACACACTCTATAGCACAGGCAGCAGATGTGGTGGTGCCTGATAAGCCAGCGCATGTTGTTTCAGCAATTATTTCTCCTCCCCAATTTTCTTGGGCAGGTTTTTATTTTGGAGGTCAAGTTGGTAGTTTGTCGAGCAAAACTTCTGCTATGGCGCCTGATATTGATACTGTTTTTGATCCTGATGAGAAAAATAAAAATAAGGAATGGGTACCAGTGGAAAAACAATATATGCCTGAGCTTTCAGGGTTTATAGGTGGTCTTTATGCGGGCGTTAATTTTGATATCGGTCATAATTTTATTTTTGGTATTGATACAGATATACTTCTTACGGGTGTAAAGGATACAATAACGAAAGAATTTCCTTTTATGGTAGAAGCTGGAGAGCATGCAGGATCAAAACCTGGAGAAAATGGAAAATCTAGAGGATATTATACTAATGAAAATGAAGATGAAAGTGATAGTGAAAATGATGGGAATGATTATAGCAAGAGAAACATAAGCTTTGGGAGCAGCGGAGCAAGTGAGCATAATAAATTTTCTCGGCGAGTTGTAAGAAGTGAAGAGAAGTTAAAAGAAAATCAGGTAGTCTTTCACCATTCTTTAAAACAAAAATGGACTGGTGCTACACGGGCGCGTATTGGTTTTTCTGCTGGTCGTATTATGCCTTATCTCTCTGGTGGTATCGCTTATGGGCAGTTTCGTGATTTTATATCGGTCTCAATTACTGGAGAAGTTCCCTTGAATGAAACATCAGATGTTACAAAAACCATGTTTGGTTATACCCTGGGTGGTGGTATTGATTTTGCAATGACAGATAATCTCATTATGCGTGCGGAATATCGTTACTCAGATTTTGGTAAAAAGAAATTCGATGACAAAATTGAAATTAAATATAAGACGAATGATTTTCGTGCCGGAATAGCTTACAAATTCTAA
- the ilvA gene encoding threonine ammonia-lyase IlvA: MSQFIQDVNKAMVALHNVFAETPLQRNDFLSQKYDAEIYLKREDLTPVRSYKIRGAFNFVSEMLGEISQDAAFVCASAGNHAQGVSFVCRYFKRKGVIFMPVTTPQQKIEKTRIFGKEFVDIRLVGETFDQCYAAAQSFSMESGGVMAPPFDDIRIITGQATVLCEAILQWKKLNGESEPDLIIVPVGGGGLASGVSKFLHEYGWKTEIRFVEPQRAASLLACLKSGKHVKLENIDTFVDGAAVAEIGTLNYTMLKKFSADSVITVPENRVCSTMVEMLNVEGVVLEPAGALSIDALNSLSSQELKGKKVLLVISGGNFDFERLPDIKERSLRFQGLRKYFIFSFPQHPGALRNFLTQLSPDDDIVRFEYLKKSSRSFGSVLIAIETKKYDNFCLLEKKFQALGWRYRDITDDQTLFDFVI; encoded by the coding sequence ATGAGTCAATTTATTCAAGATGTAAATAAAGCTATGGTGGCTTTGCATAATGTATTTGCTGAAACACCACTTCAGAGAAATGATTTTCTTAGTCAAAAATATGATGCAGAGATTTATTTGAAACGTGAAGATTTAACACCAGTGCGATCATATAAGATTCGTGGTGCTTTTAATTTTGTTTCAGAAATGCTTGGTGAGATTTCTCAAGATGCTGCATTCGTTTGTGCATCAGCAGGGAATCATGCGCAGGGTGTTTCTTTTGTTTGTCGCTATTTTAAACGTAAAGGCGTGATTTTTATGCCTGTTACAACGCCGCAACAGAAAATCGAGAAGACACGCATTTTTGGTAAAGAGTTTGTTGATATCCGTTTAGTTGGTGAGACATTTGATCAATGTTATGCGGCAGCGCAATCTTTCTCTATGGAGAGTGGAGGGGTGATGGCACCGCCTTTTGATGATATTCGCATCATTACCGGACAAGCGACAGTTCTTTGTGAGGCTATTTTGCAATGGAAAAAACTCAATGGGGAAAGCGAACCAGATTTAATCATTGTGCCCGTCGGTGGCGGTGGTTTAGCGAGTGGTGTGAGTAAGTTTTTACATGAATATGGTTGGAAAACGGAGATTCGTTTTGTTGAGCCGCAAAGAGCTGCAAGTTTGCTTGCTTGTTTGAAGAGTGGAAAACATGTCAAACTTGAAAATATCGATACATTTGTGGATGGTGCTGCTGTAGCTGAAATTGGTACGTTAAACTACACAATGCTAAAGAAATTTTCAGCAGATTCTGTTATTACAGTTCCTGAAAATCGTGTTTGTTCTACAATGGTTGAAATGCTTAATGTTGAAGGGGTTGTTTTAGAACCAGCTGGTGCTTTATCAATTGATGCTCTTAATAGTCTTTCTTCTCAAGAGTTGAAAGGAAAAAAAGTCCTTCTCGTTATTTCAGGTGGTAATTTTGATTTTGAGCGTTTGCCCGATATTAAAGAGCGCTCTCTACGTTTTCAGGGCTTGAGAAAATATTTTATTTTTAGTTTTCCGCAACATCCTGGTGCTTTGCGTAATTTTCTTACTCAACTCTCTCCAGATGATGATATTGTGCGCTTTGAATATCTCAAAAAATCATCGAGAAGTTTTGGTTCTGTTTTGATCGCAATTGAAACAAAAAAATACGATAATTTTTGTCTCTTAGAGAAAAAGTTTCAAGCTTTAGGTTGGCGTTATCGCGATATTACCGATGATCAAACATTATTCGATTTTGTTATTTGA